The Rhineura floridana isolate rRhiFlo1 chromosome 8, rRhiFlo1.hap2, whole genome shotgun sequence genome includes a region encoding these proteins:
- the LOC133363417 gene encoding retinoic acid-induced protein 3-like: protein MTTPGRPKGCGSIPADYYFLCNIEEDWGIVVEALATAGAFVTAILIAVLPFLICKVQDNTKRKLIPVQFLFLLGTLGIFGLTFAFIIRLNERTAPTRFFLFGVLFALCFACLLVHTFDLIKLVRGKKPLSGLVLLVIAVSLTIVQIIIAIQYVVINIIALEGLNHNLDGRRRDEFILLLTYVLFLMALLFVASMFVFCGSYRRWKRHGAHIFLTAFFSIGIWVVWISMLMRGNLDLVKSPKWDDPVISIALVANGWVFLMMYAIPELCFLTAPRKPGDYPSENNFCQPKVMKKTYGVENRAYAPEDNTQVSDANRDHSYVPYSTHFQLQTLEPQQDFSIPRPETRPSPYEEYSGGKGVK from the exons ATGACTACTCCAGGTCGTCCCAAAGGCTGTGGCAGCATACCTGCAGACTATTACTTCCTTTGTAACATTGAAGAAGATTGGGGCATTGTTGTAGAAGCCCTGGCTACAGCTGGTGCTTTTGTCACAGCCATTCTTATAGCTGTGCTCCCTTTCCTTATCTGTAAAGTCCAAGACAACACTAAACGAAAGTTGATCCCTGTCCAGTTCCTCTTCCTTCTGGGCACTCTAGGAATCTTTGGCCTCACGTTTGCCTTCATCATACGGCTCAATGAAAGAACTGCCCCCACCCGCTTCTTCCTTTTTGGGGTCCTCTTTGCCCTCTGCTTTGCCTGTCTCCTAGTCCATACCTTTGACCTCATCAAGCTGGTGAGAGGAAAAAAGCCATTATCGGGATTGGTGTTGCTGGTTATTGCCGTCAGCCTGACCATCGTGCAAATTATTATAGCCATACAGTATGTGGTCATCAATATCATAGCACTGGAGGGCCTGAATCACAACTTGGATGGAAGAAGACGTGATGAGTTCATTTTGCTTCTCACCTATGTGCTTTTCTTGATGGCCCTCCTCTTTGTAGCCTCCATGTTTGTTTTCTGTGGGTCATATAGAAGGTGGAAGAGGCATGGTGCACACATATTCCTCACTGCCTTCTtctccataggcatctgggtggtGTGGATCAGCATGTTGATGAGAGGCAATCTAGATTTAGTCAAAAGCCCTAAGTGGGACGATCCTGTTATCAGTATTGCTCTGGTTGCAAATGGGTGGGTCTTTCTGATGATGTACGCAAtccctgagctctgttttctcACTGCTCCACGGAAGCCTGGAGACTATCCTTCAGAGAATAATTTCTGCCAGCCTAAAGTCATGAAAAAAACTTATGGAGTAGAGAATCGGGCCTATGCTCCAGAAGACAATACACAAG TTTCAGATGCAAATAGGGATCACTCATACGTTCCGTATTCAACTCATTTCCAGCTGCAG ACTCTTGAGCCCCAACAGGATTTCTCCATCCCGCGGCCTGAAACGCGGCCCAGCCCATATGAAGAGTATTCTGGTGGGAAAGGTGTCAAGTAA